The following are from one region of the Odontesthes bonariensis isolate fOdoBon6 chromosome 12, fOdoBon6.hap1, whole genome shotgun sequence genome:
- the fzd5 gene encoding frizzled-5, with product MASTLRLVLCSPVLPWPLVLVLLFWCPGGTLGASKDLVCEPITVPMCKGIGYNLTYMPNQFNHDTQEEVGLEVHQFWPLVRIRCSPDLLFFLCSMYTPICLPDYRKPLPPCRSVCERAKRGCSPLMSQYGFEWPERMSCEQLPQLGDETLCMDQNSSETTTLAPPFPKSTPKVRTRPPSSSQCDRECRCRDPLVPIKRESHVLYGRVKTGPLLNCAQPCHMPYFSADERAFTAFWVGLWSVLCFISTLTTVATFLIDMERFKYPERPIIFLAACYLFVSLGYIIRLVAGHERVACGTSVVGSSQLHILYDATGPALCTLVFLLVYFFGMASSIWWVVLSFTWFLAAGMKWGSEAIAGYSQYFHLAAWLIPSVKSIVVLALSSVDGDPVAGICYVGNQSLENLRGFVLAPLVVYLFTGSLFLLAGFVSLFRIRSIIKQGGTKTDKLERLMIRIGLFTVLYTVPATIVVACLVYEQHYRPSWEQALACSCLPERQGSGLGPDYAVFMLKYFMCLVVGITSGVWIWSGKTLESWRRFVARCCPCWLQKATAPPSMYSEASTALTGHTGSGLTSGIYHKAPPSHI from the coding sequence ATGGCATCTACATTGAGACTTGTGCTATGCAGCCCGGTGCTCCCTTGGCCCCTGGTGTTGGTGCTGCTGTTCTGGTGTCCTGGTGGCACATTAGGAGCCTCCAAGGACCTGGTGTGTGAACCCATAACAGTGCCCATGTGCAAGGGAATCGGCTACAACCTGACCTACATGCCCAATCAGTTCAACCACGACACCCAGGAAGAAGTAGGGCTAGAGGTGCACCAGTTCTGGCCCCTGGTCCGCATCCGCTGCTCTCCAGACCTGCTCTTCTTCCTGTGCAGCATGTACACTCCCATCTGCCTGCCGGACTACCGCAAGCCGCTTCCGCCCTGCCGCTCTGTGTGTGAACGGGCCAAACGGGGCTGCTCCCCCCTCATGAGTCAGTACGGCTTTGAGTGGCCTGAGAGGATGAGCTGTGAGCAGCTCCCCCAGCTCGGTGACGAGACCTTGTGCATGGACCAGAACAGCAGCGAGACCACCACCTTGGCTCCCCCGTTTCCCAAGTCCACCCCTAAAGTCAGGACCAGACCTCCCAGCTCCTCGCAGTGCGACAGAGAGTGCCGCTGTCGAGACCCCCTGGTCCCCATCAAGCGGGAGTCTCACGTTCTGTATGGCAGGGTCAAGACTGGACCCCTGCTCAATTGCGCCCAGCCCTGTCACATGCCTTACTTCTCAGCCGACGAACGCGCCTTCACCGCCTTCTGGGTGGGACTCTGGTCGGTGCTGTGCTTCATCTCCACTTTGACCACCGTCGCCACCTTCCTCATCGACATGGAGCGTTTCAAGTACCCAGAGAGACCCATCATCTTCCTGGCTGCCTGCTACCTTTTTGTCTCCTTGGGCTACATCATCCGCCTGGTGGCAGGTCACGAGCGAGTGGCATGTGGCACCAGCGTTGTGGGCAGCAGCCAGCTACACATCCTCTATGATGCAACTGGCCCCGCTCTCTGCACCCTGGTCTTCTTGTTGGTGTACTTCTTTGGCATGGCCAGCTCCATCTGGTGGGTGGTGTTGTCCTTTACCTGGTTTCTAGCTGCAGGCATGAAGTGGGGCAGCGAGGCTATCGCCGGATACTCGCAGTATTTCCACCTGGCCGCGTGGCTCATCCCAAGTGTCAAGTCCATCGTGGTCCTCGCTCTCAGCTCGGTGGACGGGGATCCTGTGGCTGGAATCTGCTATGTGGGAAACCAGAGTCTGGAGAATCTGAGGGGATTTGTACTCGCACCTCTGGTGGTTTATCTCTTCACCGGCTCACTTTTCTTACTCGCTGGTTTTGTCTCTCTGTTCCGCATCAGGAGCATTATCAAACAAGGTGGCACCAAGACAGACAAACTGGAGCGGCTGATGATTCGCATTGGGCTCTTCACGGTGCTGTACACAGTCCCCGCCACCATCGTGGTGGCCTGCCTGGTCTATGAGCAGCACTACCGACCCAGCTGGGAGCAAGCTTTGGCCTGCTCCTGCCTGCCAGAGCGCCAGGGCTCGGGCCTGGGCCCAGACTATGCCGTTTTCATGCTCAAATACTTCATGTGCTTGGTGGTGGGCATCACATCCGGAGTCTGGATTTGGTCAGGAAAAACTCTCGAGTCCTGGAGGAGGTTTGTGGCTCGATGCTGCCCCTGCTGGCTGCAGAAAGCCACTGCACCACCCTCCATGTACAGCGAGGCGAGTACAGCTTTAACTGGGCACACTGGAAGTGGATTAACTTCAGGAATCTACCACAAAGCGCCTCCATCCCATATATGA